Proteins encoded in a region of the Bacillus sp. T3 genome:
- a CDS encoding glycosyltransferase family 4 protein, whose translation MHKLCSTHQLKYKVIHVFNENMPEIYSIITDSGGCVLSTSLREGLGNSLLEPMACKCPVVSSDSPGKNEVIIDEHNGMLYKLGDINMGVNCIEKILKDTPLRKKIIQNALSTIQYDYHPNVYVDRYVDILSKI comes from the coding sequence TTGCATAAGCTTTGTTCAACGCATCAATTAAAATATAAAGTGATCCATGTTTTTAATGAAAATATGCCTGAAATTTACTCCATAATAACAGATTCAGGCGGCTGTGTACTTTCTACCTCCTTGCGAGAAGGGTTAGGAAATTCGTTATTAGAACCGATGGCATGTAAATGTCCTGTTGTAAGCTCAGACAGTCCAGGAAAAAACGAAGTTATTATTGATGAGCATAACGGCATGCTATACAAACTAGGTGATATTAATATGGGTGTAAACTGTATAGAAAAAATTTTAAAAGATACTCCACTTCGGAAAAAAATTATTCAAAACGCACTATCCACTATTCAATATGATTATCATCCAAATGTTTATGTTGACCGTTATGTAGATATTCTTTCAAAGATATAA